One window from the genome of Hippoglossus hippoglossus isolate fHipHip1 chromosome 6, fHipHip1.pri, whole genome shotgun sequence encodes:
- the LOC117762703 gene encoding MOB kinase activator 2, giving the protein MGGCHSYPSATEADGKTLQPSDISNDKQGINNNNLEERPYLQQEYVCQQITRTDMLVLTALPPGVDKAEWLASNTVAFFKHINLFYSALSEFCTPTTCPTACGPGNMIYVWTDDHGRKLKCSAPLYFDYAMSYIQDLLTDEDVFPTKTGSAFPTGFVFLVQKVFLLLFRSLSHIYWSHYRETVALGLQAHLNTLFTHLMLFCQQHALLELEDTKPLQDLIAALRKQG; this is encoded by the exons ATGGGGGGTTGCCATAGTTACCCCTCGGCGACGGAGGCAGACGGCAAGACTCTCCAGCCTTCTGACATCAGCAATGACAAACA GGgaattaataacaataatctgGAGGAGCGTCCGTATCTGCAGCAGGAGTATGTGTGCCAGCAGATCACACGCACAGACATGTTGGTCCTCACGGCTCTGCCGCCAGGCGTAGACAAGGCCGAGTGGCTCGCCAGCAACA CGGTGGCATTTTTCAAGCACATAAACCTGTTCTACAGTGCGCTGTCCGAATTCTGCACGCCCACCACCTGCCCAACTGCGTGTGGACCTGGCAACAT GATTTATGTCTGGACCGATGACCACGGCCGGAAGCTGAAGTGCTCGGCTCCGCTTTACTTTGACTATGCCATGTCTTACATTCAGGACCTCCTCACCGATGAAGATGTGTTCCCCACAAAAACAG GTTCAGCGTTTCCAACAGGGTTTGTCTTTCTGGTCCAGAAGGTGTTTCTGCTGTTATTCAGGAGCCTGTCCCACATTTACTGGTCCCACTACAGAGAGACAGTTGCTCTGGGTCTGCAGGCGCACCTCAACACACTCTTCACACACCTCATGCTCTTCTGCCAGCAGCACGCGCTGCTCGAGCTGGAAGACACCAAGCCGCTGCAGGACCTCATCGCAGCTCTCAGAAAGCAAGGCTGA
- the adm2b gene encoding protein bassoon translates to MCALPPAWLWLLLGLLPLEIQSRAVTLRSLSHRHRLGLSRSSKHPKSSPHTTAVPTVSDHAVATDNHIPLGDSHFIWRALLHKQAQLHLSDQLLDQSNVLQEAPVRPRRSRGRRHANSGGGRGHSHLMRVGCVLGTCQVQNLSHRLYQLIGQSGREDSSPINPRSPYSYG, encoded by the exons ATGTGTGCGCTCCCGCCGGCgtggctgtggctgctgctcgGCCTCCTGCCTCTGGAGATCCAGTCCCGGGCTGTGACTCTGAGGAgcctctctcacagacacag GTTGGGTTTATCCAGAAGTTCTAAACACCCAAAGTCTTCTCCTCACACCACCGCCGTGCCTACTGTGTCTGATCACGCCGTTGCCACAGACAACCACATCCCCCTAGGAGACAGTCATTTCATCTGGAGAGCCCTGCTGCACAAACAGGCCCAGCTGCACTTGTCCGACCAATTGCTTGACCAAAGCAATGTGCTGCAAGAAGCGCCAGTTCGGCCACGTCGGTCAAGAGGTCGTCGTCATGCCAACAGTGGTGGTGGGCGGGGCCACAGCCACCTGATGAGGGTGGGCTGCGTTCTGGGCACCTGTCAGGTTCAGAACCTCAGCCACCGTCTCTACCAGCTGATTGGACAGAGCGGGAGGGAAGACTCCTCCCCCATTAACCCTCGCAGTCCATACAGTTACGGCTAA
- the miox gene encoding inositol oxygenase, which yields MRVINIGPDPSLAYRPNLEKNENKEKEDYRNFETGSLIDRVFRTYKLMHTNQTLDFVKKKHCEWTGCTHSQMGILDAVMSLDQVVDESDPDVDFPNSFHAFQTAEGIREAHPDKDWFHLVGLIHDVGKIMALWDEPQWAVVGDTFPVGCKYQNSIVFRDNTFLENPDDKDPSYSTEYGIYEPNCGLDKVLMSWGHDEYLYRVLKFNKCQIPEEGLYMIRFHSFYPWHSHGDYMHLCNDKDLSMIPWVQEFNKFDLYTKTTDMPDVDKLKSYYQSLIDKYCPGILKW from the exons ATGAGGGTCATTAATATC GGTCCAGACCCATCTCTGGCATATCGGCCGAACTTggagaagaatgaaaacaaagagaaggaaGACTACAGGAACTTTGAG ACTGGAAGCCTCATTGACCGAGTCTTCAGGACGTATAAGTTGATGCACACCAACCAAACCCTGGACTTTGTAAAGAAAAAG CACTGTGAGTGGACCGGCTGCACCCACAGTCAGATGGGGATACTGGACGCCGTCATGTCCCTGGACCAGGTGGTGGATGAGTCTGACCCTGACGTGGACTTCCCCAACTCCTTTCACGCCTTCCAGACCGCAGAAGGCATCCGCGAAGCCCACCCTGACAAAG ACTGGTTCCACTTGGTGGGTCTGATTCATGATGTCGGGAAGATCATGGCTCTTTGGGATGAACCTCAG TGGGCTGTAGTGGGCGACACCTTCCCTGTGGGATGCAAGTACCAAAACTCCATTGTGTTCAGAGACAACACCTTCCTCGAAAACCCAGACGACAAAGATCCCAGCTACAG cACTGAATATGGGATCTATGAACCAAACTGTGGGCTGGACAAAGTCCTCATGTCCTGGGGCCATGATG AGTATCTCTACAGAGTTCTGAAGTTCAACAAGTGCCAGATACCAGAGGAG GGTCTGTACATGATCCGGTTCCACTCATTCTACCCCTGGCACTCCCACGGGGACTACATGCATCTCTGCAACGACAAAGACCTGAGTATGATCCCCTGGGTCCAAGAGTTCAA CAAATTTGACCTGTACACAAAGACCACCGACATGCCCGATGTTGACAAGCTGAAGAGCTACTACCAGTCTCTGATCGACAAGTACTGTCCTGGAATACTGAAGTGGTGA